The genomic DNA TGTCGTGGCTGCGGCGACGATCGTGCCCGGCCTGCTCGAAGCGAGCCCGGTGACGTCGATGCCCAGCGCGAGCGAAGCCGGCGACTCATCGATCTCCACCGAACTCGAACCCGGCAGCGAGATGAACGACGAGAAGTTCATCCTCGAGATCCCCGAGAAGAAGCCGAAGAAGCCCGACGACGTCGATCAGGCGCCCGAGGTCAAGAAGCCGGTGAACGACAGTGCGCCGACCGTCGAAGCCGCACCTCCGGCGGCGCCCGTGGCGCCGGCGGTTCCTGGTGACGGCAGCGGCGGAGACGGCGATGAGGGGACGACCGAACCGGTCGACCCGGTGGATCGGGGCGATGGCGGAAATCCCGACCCGGGCAACGGCGGAGACGATGGCGATCCCGATCCGACGGACCCGCCACCTGCAGTGCTGCCGGAGGGCACGCCTACTGTGAGTTCCGCGACAGCGACGTGTGTTCCGAGTGACGGTCTACTCGATAAGACGGTAGTGACTGTCGCACTTTCGGGCGCACCAAACGCGAGCGTCAAGGTAAATATGGTCGCGCTCGAAACCGACGTGTTTGAAACAGAACTCGGCGTCGATGGCGTCGGTTCCATTGAGCTCAGCCCGACGGCTTTGCAGCTCCTCGGTAGCGTGACGGTCAGCTACATCGCGGGCGACCAAGAAGGTCCGAGTAGCGACAGCACACGGTTCTCCGACCTCATCGACATCGGCCAATGCCTCCCTGGGCACGCGGACGCCGAACCTGGCGTCACCACAGAACTTGGGTCGGCCGAATCTGCCCCAGCTGCGGCTGAGGAGCCACTCCCAGCACAGGACTCACTCACCGAGCCCGTCGCAGATACGCCCGCGCCTGAAGCCGGTGCAGCAGCTGAAACATCCGCTGCCGAGGAGCCCGTAGCCGTCGAAGAATCCGCAGCCGCCGAAGAATCTGCGGTCGCCGAAGCGCCCGTCACGGCCAACGAAACAGCCACGGCCATCGTCGCCGCCCCAGCCCCGGCCGAGGACGCTGCCCCCGCCGAATAGACTGGGAGCATGCCCGAAACCCCCGACGCAGTCCCCGGTGTCAACCGCCCGAACATCACCCCGCTCGACATCATCCGGGCCGTCATCCTCGTCGTAGCGATCGCCTCGGTCGCGCTCTGGGGCTTCGCGATGTGGACGTTCCCGTGGAACATCGTCCTGGGCATCGGCTCACCGCTGCTGGTGCTCCTGGTGTGGGCGCTCTTCCTCTCTCCGCGCCCGGTGCTGACTCTGCACCCGTTCGTGCGTGCCGCCGTCGAACTGCTGATCTACGTGGGTGTGACGCTGGCCTGGTGGTCGATGGATCAGGCCTGGGTCGGACTCGGCTTCGCCGTCGTCGCCGTCACCTCCGGGCTCTTCGCCGGTCGGAGAGACTTGCGATGACCGTCGCCGCAGCTCTGCGGAACGCCCTCGGCGACATCGTCGACACCACCGAAGGCTCCCTGGAAGCTGCCCGCGCTGACCGGTCAGGGCACTCTTCGGCCGGTCGCCCCATCGCCGTCGTGCACGCCGAGACGATCGAACACGTCCAGCAGGTCATGCGGATCGCGACCGACACCAGCACCCCTGTCGTCGTGCGCGGTGCCGGCACCGGCCTCGCGGGAGCCGCCAACGCCGGCCCCGGCGAGATCGTCCTGTCGACCATGCGAATGAACCGCGTGCTCGAGGTG from Microbacterium profundi includes the following:
- a CDS encoding sigma-70 family RNA polymerase sigma factor, yielding MQNHDHTAEGASADADLILRTRSGDADAFGELWQRHYPSGMSVARSITSSIDPDDLVQEAYARIYQAIIKGGGPNGSFRAYLFTSIRNTAAAWGRSRRETAMDELETVADPNSTDQAADEALDRSLTAQAFRGLPTRWQEVLWYIEIEQMKPAEVAPLLGMRAGAVSQLAFRAREGLREAWIQAHLRSAEPGSPCQWTIEHVGAYSRGNLSSRDQKRLEQHIEDCARCTIVVAEAKDVSNRLALVLLPLVLGISGAAGYTATLQAGGAPVVALAAMPSSVIDGGVVVGGAGTSGAPGAPAGSGGTGNGAVGGSGATGSSATGAVTGIGALVGAGSAALVVAGVVAAATIVPGLLEASPVTSMPSASEAGDSSISTELEPGSEMNDEKFILEIPEKKPKKPDDVDQAPEVKKPVNDSAPTVEAAPPAAPVAPAVPGDGSGGDGDEGTTEPVDPVDRGDGGNPDPGNGGDDGDPDPTDPPPAVLPEGTPTVSSATATCVPSDGLLDKTVVTVALSGAPNASVKVNMVALETDVFETELGVDGVGSIELSPTALQLLGSVTVSYIAGDQEGPSSDSTRFSDLIDIGQCLPGHADAEPGVTTELGSAESAPAAAEEPLPAQDSLTEPVADTPAPEAGAAAETSAAEEPVAVEESAAAEESAVAEAPVTANETATAIVAAPAPAEDAAPAE
- a CDS encoding YrdB family protein, which gives rise to MPETPDAVPGVNRPNITPLDIIRAVILVVAIASVALWGFAMWTFPWNIVLGIGSPLLVLLVWALFLSPRPVLTLHPFVRAAVELLIYVGVTLAWWSMDQAWVGLGFAVVAVTSGLFAGRRDLR